A region from the Treponema pallidum subsp. pallidum str. Nichols genome encodes:
- a CDS encoding OmpH family outer membrane protein, with the protein MKATLTFVFMLLTSLLQGQSQHITRFAVIDAARIYSTFWRDSRVLRDYESKKARHQGEIQKMSDELVELRQKKVDAQMQQNIASVQKYEVLIASKTALLLEYSKTSNDELTALRKTLIADDAFYAKLYAAIRRIAESEGYSIVLDLQKNAGILWYSHSVDITEDVLRELSSS; encoded by the coding sequence TCGCTGCTGCAGGGTCAGTCGCAACACATCACGCGCTTTGCCGTCATAGATGCGGCCCGCATTTACTCAACCTTTTGGCGCGATTCGCGCGTCCTGCGCGATTATGAATCTAAAAAAGCACGGCACCAGGGTGAAATTCAGAAAATGTCTGATGAGCTCGTAGAGCTCCGGCAAAAAAAAGTTGACGCGCAGATGCAGCAAAACATCGCGTCAGTCCAAAAGTACGAGGTGCTCATTGCGTCAAAAACCGCGCTCCTGTTGGAGTATTCTAAAACGTCCAACGACGAGCTCACCGCGCTGCGCAAAACGCTCATCGCAGATGACGCATTCTATGCAAAACTCTACGCCGCTATTAGGCGAATTGCAGAAAGTGAAGGCTACAGCATCGTCTTAGATCTGCAAAAAAACGCCGGAATACTCTGGTACAGCCACTCGGTCGATATTACCGAAGACGTCCTGCGGGAGCTGAGCAGCTCGTGA